Proteins encoded by one window of Blautia faecicola:
- a CDS encoding TetR/AcrR family transcriptional regulator, with translation MGKVDHNKQQKRESLLDSAFSLFIDNGFNKTSISDIVKNAGVAKGTFYLYFKDKYDIRNHLIAHKASQVFQNSYLKLQKHTEIRDFEDQVIFIMDDILDQLASNLNLVRLLSKHLSWGFFKNSLFFTPSEDTPSIHTIYDKMLQNANHTYHSPELMMYLILELVNGTSYNAILYQQPVGLEELKPHLHQAVRGIFDQYRTDETAGDSKH, from the coding sequence ATGGGAAAAGTCGATCACAACAAACAACAAAAAAGGGAATCCCTGCTGGATTCCGCTTTTTCTCTCTTTATAGACAATGGATTCAATAAGACTTCGATTTCTGATATCGTAAAAAACGCCGGTGTGGCAAAAGGAACTTTTTATCTGTATTTCAAAGACAAATACGATATCCGCAATCACCTGATCGCTCACAAAGCCAGTCAGGTCTTTCAGAATTCCTATCTCAAACTGCAAAAACATACAGAGATCCGGGATTTTGAAGATCAGGTAATCTTTATTATGGATGATATTCTGGATCAGCTGGCATCCAACCTGAACCTGGTACGGCTTTTGTCCAAGCATCTGAGCTGGGGATTTTTCAAGAATTCTCTGTTCTTCACACCGAGTGAGGACACCCCGTCAATCCATACCATCTACGATAAGATGCTGCAAAATGCTAATCATACCTATCATTCCCCGGAGCTTATGATGTATCTGATCCTCGAACTTGTCAACGGAACCAGCTACAACGCGATCCTCTACCAGCAGCCAGTAGGTCTTGAAGAACTCAAACCGCATCTGCACCAGGCAGTACGCGGGATCTTCGATCAGTACCGGACGGATGAGACTGCGGGCGATTCGAAACATTAA
- a CDS encoding efflux RND transporter permease subunit, producing the protein MEELGRKIVRFRIPIFIIGLLLLIPSVFGYINTRVNYDVLYYLPDSIETMQGQDILVDEFGTGAYSMFICEGMENKDVAKLKEQIEDVEHVSKVVWYDSFADISIPMEMLPEDIRDAFNADDSTMMFIIFDTTTSADETMDAIEDIRALAGKQCFLSGMSAIVTDTKNLAESEVAIYVLIAVVLSCIILALTMESYLIPVFFLLSIGMAIIYNMGSNIFMGQISYITKALSAVLQLGVTMDYSIFLWHSYQEQREKGEEDHKEAMAKAIAATIKSVVGSSITTIAGFIALCFMSFTLGLDLGIVMTKGVVFGVICCVTVLPSMIMIFDNALEKTKHRQLIPDFPKISDFVVKHHVIFAVLFVVLFIPFAYFQAHASVYYNLDASLPDNLPSVQANTKLSEEYDMGAAHMILLDKDLDAKQKYNMIADIEKVDGVKQVLGLESIIGPAFPESMIPDDVKEILESDNYELMLIMNEYAVASDEVNSQLSEINTILKQYDPTGMLVGEAPCTKDLIEITDHDFAVVSAVSILAVFFIIFFVFKSISLPVILVMVIEGAIFINMGIPFLTGTKLPFIASIVIGTIQLGATVDYAILITSRYEKERGGGKSKKEAIQIAHKTSIRPVMVSAFSFFAATFGVGMYSQIDMISSLCLLMARGALISMCAVLLFLPAMFWLFDGIICKTSLNFRRKH; encoded by the coding sequence ATGGAGGAGCTGGGAAGGAAGATCGTCAGGTTTCGAATTCCGATATTTATCATCGGATTATTGTTGCTGATTCCATCCGTCTTTGGATATATCAACACAAGAGTCAATTACGACGTACTTTATTATCTGCCGGATTCCATCGAGACGATGCAGGGTCAGGATATCCTGGTAGATGAATTTGGAACAGGAGCCTATTCGATGTTTATCTGTGAGGGCATGGAAAACAAAGATGTGGCGAAGTTAAAAGAACAGATTGAAGATGTGGAACATGTCAGCAAGGTTGTCTGGTATGACAGTTTCGCAGACATCAGTATCCCGATGGAGATGCTGCCGGAGGATATCCGGGACGCCTTTAATGCGGACGATTCCACGATGATGTTTATCATCTTTGATACGACAACATCCGCCGATGAGACGATGGATGCGATCGAGGACATCCGTGCACTGGCAGGAAAACAGTGTTTCTTAAGCGGTATGTCAGCTATCGTTACCGACACCAAGAACCTGGCAGAGTCCGAGGTTGCGATCTATGTACTGATCGCGGTTGTCCTCTCCTGTATCATTCTGGCACTGACGATGGAATCTTATCTGATCCCGGTATTTTTCCTGTTGAGTATCGGTATGGCGATCATCTATAACATGGGAAGTAATATTTTCATGGGACAGATTTCCTACATCACGAAAGCGCTGAGTGCAGTCCTTCAGCTGGGTGTTACGATGGACTACTCGATCTTCCTGTGGCACAGCTATCAGGAACAGAGAGAAAAAGGCGAAGAGGATCATAAAGAGGCGATGGCAAAGGCAATCGCAGCTACGATCAAATCCGTAGTCGGAAGCTCGATCACAACGATCGCCGGATTTATCGCGCTGTGCTTTATGAGTTTTACCCTGGGTCTTGACCTTGGTATCGTCATGACAAAAGGTGTTGTCTTCGGCGTGATCTGCTGTGTTACCGTACTTCCGTCGATGATCATGATCTTCGACAATGCACTGGAGAAAACGAAACACCGTCAGCTGATCCCGGATTTTCCGAAGATTTCTGATTTTGTGGTAAAACACCATGTGATTTTTGCAGTCTTGTTTGTGGTATTATTTATTCCATTTGCTTATTTCCAGGCACATGCAAGCGTGTACTACAACCTGGATGCCAGCCTTCCGGATAATCTGCCGAGTGTGCAGGCAAATACTAAACTGTCCGAAGAATACGATATGGGTGCAGCACATATGATCCTGCTGGATAAGGATCTGGATGCCAAACAGAAATACAACATGATCGCCGATATCGAAAAAGTAGACGGCGTGAAACAGGTACTCGGTCTGGAGAGCATCATCGGACCGGCATTTCCGGAGAGTATGATCCCGGACGATGTGAAAGAAATCCTGGAGAGTGATAACTACGAACTGATGCTGATCATGAACGAATACGCGGTAGCATCCGATGAGGTCAACAGTCAGCTGAGTGAGATCAACACGATCCTGAAACAGTACGATCCGACCGGTATGCTGGTAGGGGAAGCACCGTGTACGAAGGATCTGATCGAGATCACCGACCACGACTTTGCAGTTGTCAGCGCGGTATCGATCCTGGCAGTATTCTTTATTATTTTCTTTGTATTTAAATCAATCTCCCTTCCGGTGATCCTGGTTATGGTCATCGAGGGTGCGATCTTTATCAACATGGGTATCCCGTTCCTGACGGGAACCAAACTTCCGTTCATCGCTTCCATCGTTATCGGAACGATCCAGCTGGGCGCGACCGTCGATTACGCGATTCTGATCACCAGCCGTTACGAGAAGGAGCGTGGAGGAGGAAAGAGCAAGAAAGAAGCGATCCAGATCGCGCACAAGACCAGCATCCGACCGGTCATGGTATCGGCGTTCAGTTTCTTCGCCGCAACTTTCGGTGTTGGTATGTATTCCCAGATCGATATGATCAGTTCTCTGTGTCTGCTGATGGCAAGGGGCGCGCTGATCAGTATGTGTGCAGTATTATTATTCCTGCCGGCAATGTTCTGGCTGTTTGATGGAATTATTTGTAAAACGAGTCTGAATTTCAGACGGAAACATTAG